CTTGCCATGACTTTGCTATGAAAggtcatatattatatattatatatatcacaactaagagaccagggttcaattccaccctcggccatctctgcgcaCAGTGTTCTTCTTCAACcgagtgcttctcaaatagttgGGCAGGTCCCCCTGGGGGAGACAGTGAACTGTGAAGGGTTGCGCGAAATGCTTTCAATGTGAGTGTatacctgccaacatgtacatatttatagtactcaacatgcaatttgactcttgaatacgcttgcaTGCTCtctattttgttgcattttcccagtttcagtttcaagtaaagaacagataaataaatatatactataagatgaagggcggcacagcgatcaagtggagaccagggttcaattccaccctctgccatctctgtgtggagtttgcatcttgtccccgtgcatgcgtgggttttctccgggtactccggttttctcccacattccaaaaacacgctaggttaattggcgactccaaattgtccataggtatgaatgtgagtgtgaatggttgtttgtctatatgtgccctgtgattggctggcgaccagtccagggtgtactgtaaagacagctgggataggctccagcaccccatgaccctcgtgaggaaaagcggtagaaaatgaatgaatgaatggtcatatattagcatgctaatggtaaaaataacatGATGTGTTTAGTATATAACAAACAACAATTAATGAAAGTGACGTCACTTAATTACAGCGTCACATAACAGAGAGCAAAGCCAGCTTGTGCATTACATTGTCAGTATCCACAGCTTATCAGCATTGTCAGTAAAGCCTGTGGGCAGAATATGGCATGTAAAAGACTCCTTTTCTCTCCTGCTTTCCTTTGATGGATATACAACATCAGATGCACATTTCCCCCTCTTTATCTCCCACCCAGCATTGTGACACACACTAAGAGGTGGCTCATGATGCAAACCATATTTACCGCAAGACAGTCCCCTTCTTACATTGACATGGCTGCTTGGGACTGGACATTGTGTTGCAACCTAAAATCAAGTCCCGAATTTAGGCTTCCGGGATTTTCAAGTATTTGCAAGCCACTCTGCCCTAAATATCCATACATCAGGCCACTAATCCTCGcttaaatatgaaagaaaaggaAGGATTATGATTATGTTGAATATGCTAACCATTTTGACAGAAATGCCCATGGTAAGATGAAATACATTCTTGTGTCAAATTTGAAGGAGTTACAATAATTGTCGATACATACGAAAAGCCCctcttaaagaggacctatgatgctttttccacttttctgacctataaatgtagttagaatgttgtattctcatgttaaacgataccaaagtttcagataatgaggtttgtgcatttggaagtgagccctaaaaaagGTTTGGGATGACTCTGAACGCTTGGCTTCAgcgagttttttctaacactggctcatTGTGAGGTCACAGGTagttggacttccttatatgggcatgccggGGTATGCCTGCCCTCCTCCCCGCTCTGCTGAACTCTTTTGTGGAAGATTTCActgtgttagcattgtgtttattttgtgtaagtaagcgaTTGTCATGTAGCATTGTAGAGCGTGCATAAGGGACGTCTTACCTGTATGTATGCAAATtagctcaccgatgtctggaacattggtagtcccacaaaaggtgtaatgaccacatttccgctaccaatgttgtgccaagattgtctgcaacCTCACGTCCAGCTTCTGAACTCTACAAAGTGTGTCCGaaaatgagtgctcctcctcgggcaggcatGGTGAATGCAGCGCCCTTACGTCCcagttctcctgagctccaccgcaccagcAGTGCCTACGTTACCTACGTCGATcttgagctaccagtagctcctaactacttttcatgcattcatttattatcaactcctataccgacaaaattagaaagtggggttcaacAGTAGTCCAGAAGTAGTCGCAAGAAGTAGCTTGGGAGAGTGACcaagtggagtgggcgtgcccggaggcacaaattaaaacaaattaaaacagacagttttggaaAAACAAGgtaatacagctgaataggtgcagattctgaaagatctagaaagttttctgtgtgtgttattgtgtgtagctgctctatgggagtacataactcaataaaaagggctgaaaatgagcataataggtcccctttaatattatTTCATCAAATTATTGGGCACTGATTGTGTAAATTAACAGTAATTACAGGTGaatcaattattttttgcagtttcaatgtactgtataacagtagaaccctccccttctctcttcaactgccattgttcactcgctGCTCATTCTAAATGTAAGCCTAACACActtacaaaaacatttaaagtatTAAATATATAGGTACTCACCAGTATTGAACGATGATGTAAGATGATCGATTTGGATtcactgtgttgtttttaacccCGATCGTCAGGCTAGCAATAGAGCCCAGCAGGCGAGACAAGGTGTTTGTTCGagcccattcatccatccctccacAACCAAGGTTGAGTCACTGGGGCAGCATTCTAAGCATGGCATTCCAGATTTTCTTCTCCCGGCTCCTCCCGGAGGATCCCATGGCCGGATATGACCTGAAAAATCTCAGTAGGGTACACATATTATAAATGAAAGGACATTTAATGTTGCTGCATATATTGTTTTTCACACCACACAGAGAACTGGGGGGCCCGCAAAAAGTGCTTGGTTTTGGGAGATTTTGTACTTGCACAATATTGAGATTTAAACCCTGCCTCTCTGGCTCCAAATGTTTGTTGACGATATATTGTACTGTTTTGATGCTACACACATTTGTTAGTAAACCAACAAAGAATGGTGTCATTACTATCAACTCAGGATGCAGACAATTGAATTTCTCTCAAAATAAATCTGCAGTCCTCTTTTGCTTCACCGGTTCCTCCATGTGATTCCTTTCATTATCTTTTCTCTGAGCATGTACGAGTCAAGTAGGATTACACCTTCCTGCTGCACTGACGGCATTTATTGAGGTCAAGTAAGTTTTCTCCTCTTGTCAGAGGTTTTGAAATGCACTCCTGCACAGTTGAAAGTGCAACGAAGATCATACGTCCTCCTTCTTCCTCTTAATGTCTGTGCACTGCAGTGCAGTTTCATCAAGAAACCAGCAGATAGCTGTCCCCCAGACTATGAATCAAATATTCagctgcaaacaaacaaaagaatatGAGTGTTTCTTTGGGTAAACAGTCTGTAAAGGCTTTAAATAAGGCTTCAAGTGTGTTTTTGTCAGAATGATGACAAACTTTTTAAGAAAATACTAATCTTAACCAAATGAATGCAGGACTGGATtgatagtggaaatgtggtcattacaccttttgtgggactaccagtgttccagacatcggtgagctaATTTGCATACATACAGGTAAGACGTCCCTTATGCACGCTCTACAATGCTAcgccgcgcacccacgcctctgtccctcccaccggcgcaagtggcaaagaggcgAGAGAAgctgagtgtaatcttaaccaaatgAACGCAGGACTGGCCTCAGGAGCTCAGGAGAACTGAGACGTAAGGGCGCTGCATTCACCACGCCTGCCAGAGGagcagcactcattgtcggagaCACTTTGTAGAGTTCAGAAGCTGGACGTGAGGTTGTAGACAAACTTGGCCCAACattggtagtggaaatgtggtcattacaccttttgtgggactaccaatgttccagacatcggtgagctaATTTGCATACATACAGGTAAGACGTCCCTTATGCACGCTCTACAATGCTACATGACAaccgcttacttacacaaaataaacacaatgctaacacggTGAAATCACTATGTCCACTAAGTCCTCAATTACGGTCCactaatttattattatcattattattattttaaaagggATTGTTTAAGTAGATGTCGACATACGTATATGGTCGACCACTTTTCCACGCCAGCGGGGTGTGGCCAACGCACTCTGcaatttttgtgagcagcgcaatCAAGTGCAAcgccgcgcacccacgcctctgtccctcccaccggcgcaagtggcaaagaggtgAGAgaagccgagtgtaatcttaaccaaatgAACGCAGGACTGGCCTGCGCATTAAATGCCAGCGTCATGCACCACGTACACCACCTCgtgggacacgtcatctgttcctgacagttacattaaacacagcatcacGCTATTCCAGGCATattgcttgttttccaccagcactCCTGCATGTTGCCACTTTGGGAACATGGGTTCCAGTACAGGGGtactcacactttttcagcctgcGAGATACCTTCACAGTTTCACAGGTAATCAAATTATCATTCACATATAATTCACAATTGaattcaatatggcaataatGATAATTACACATAATAGCTACGTAGCGTTCATTAGATATAAATTTCATGTATTATGTCGTTAGCGAACTGCAAATGCTCGCATTCATCAACCATTAgatgagaaaatgaaaatgacaatGCATCTGAACATATTAAATGTTTCTGCAATAGGCACATTTTGTAATTATTCATCAAATAATAGGATGAAATGTTGAAAACACATTGGCAGCATGGATCAGATGGGATGAGTTGTTATCTCCCAACCTGGAGGTTGCGGGTTCCATCCTCCAGCTTCCCTTGATCATGTCCAAGTATCCAAGAGCGAATCAGGAGAGGagtttaatgtcagctgactagTCATATGACTACAAAGATCTACAAAGTGAAGTTCAGGGGACCCAAACTATGTTTGCTATCCACCGGTAGCTCCCGATTCACGTAATGGGCACCCCTACTCTAGTAGAGTATAAAGAGAGAAGagtataaaatattgtattgttaGCGCTGTGACATTGTGTCAGGATGACAAATCGGGCCTTTTATTGGGGTCTAAAAAAAGCGCTGTGTACCATACAGCAAGACGTGGCTCGGCAACCCTTCTCTCTTGACCTGCCTCTAACTAACAGGCTCCACTGTCCTTTATTACCTAACCACTGAATCACAGCTCAGGACCATTCACAATACACACAACATAGCTTATGAACACGGacgaattaaaataaaaatacaaagacaAATTCTAAATCATTTTCTCATTACGGCTCTGGCATAAATGAGCAAGCAATGGTTAGTTTCAGTTTTGATTTCAGCTACTgcctatggcaggggtctcaaacacgcggcccgcgggccaaatgtggcccgcaggacactagtttgaggcccccgccttgatatgaaagtttaagtttgatatggatgctgtatggtatcatgtacccggaaaaaattattacgtttgattaatgttcatgttaaaggttaaataactgttaatagttatcctccctatccgtgtggaagtggtaagtttttggctatttaagtataaaggaaataacttgaaggctaccgtttaggtcgctagctctctagtttgcgagttagcatgtgtctcaagaccctgcagttgcgcaatatgttgtaaataaaaagagtataaatgtgactatagtcgtgttttgtcatgtctacagggctctaataatgctttgttaattttaatctgaaaataataatttgtctacccaccaactatatgtggtttcttaagtttttattatttgccgttttattattattattatatttatgtatttattactgattgattgattttctttattcttaatttgtttatttttcatcttattttgtgtagaaaaataaaaagtaagatatttagtggaatgttttatcagagcttttcttgtagaaaattggaaccaaagtgaagttttttaaatttttttgtttttaataaatgcattttttttttttggaaaacctgatgcggcccagtctcacccagacgcaagctccagtggcccccaagtaaattgagtttgagacccctggccctAGGGGGTGTTGAAATTAGGTTCCACTATATAAACAAATCTGGTTTAAGATAAATACAAGCCCATATAAGGTTAATTCATATCAAAAAAGGATGCAGCCTTGATGGATTTTCTGCAGTttgaatatgagaaaaaaaatgtgaggatTTACCATTATGagcatgtgtgtctttatttacaAAAGTAATAGATGTAATTCCACTGAGTATTTAAAcaggccaatcacagagcagttGTATATACACTTGACAAAGCTTGAAAAAGAGCTGCTGATTACAAAAAGATAGAGTCACATATGTTTCGGAGGAAATGTGCAGTAAGTAAAGTCGAGGTAGAATCAGCACACACTGTTTGATTGGCAGCCTGTGACACACATTTTTGCACAAGCCGTCAAAGAGTTGTAACGGTTGATCACTTCTCATCTCAAAAGAACGATAGAGATACTTGTTGACTACCAGTGTGAAGCAGCCTCTGGAACACATTATcctttaaagtgtttttaaagttTTCTTGCTGTATCATCAAGGTTAGCAAGCCGGCTGCAGTGTGAATAAACAACAGTCGTGAAAATAACTCATTCAAGTGCATGACTGTGTGAAACATGGAACACTTATGGTAATAGCTACGGTACCGTTCACTATTCAGAGTCTAAAAATATCTGTTTCAGGCAACATATCGTTTtctttataagaataaaaactgaGGTTTTCACGAGAATAATATCTTCAACCCAAGTTGTCACCTGTCAATTATTTATCCCCACATTGtgaacatttgttttgtttcggtGACAGGACTACTTTAAAACTATGACTTGTGTGTGATCTGATGCAAATGATACGTAAGTGTACagcaaaatacaacattaatatgCAGTGAGGTTCAAATTCTGACTCAAATTCTTCTTAACcccatttattaatttttttcatgaaaactatattatttatttaatgtatttatttggattttcttgtttatttacttCATTATGACTTTTGGAGACCTGCTGGAAATGTGTATTTAGCTGTACTACTATGATGTAAAAGTGCTCCTTATTTTCTCTTCGCTGATCGGCCGCCCTTGTAAAAAGGTGGCAGCGACAAGCACCAGGTCATGTATACTCCTTCCATGGTTAGGCAGTGCACCTCACAGTCCACCTGTCTGTTTCACAAAAATAGTGTTGTAAGACGTACAATACAGTCAAAACACAAGAAtgcatggtgtataataaaagGGTAGGCTAAGCTAACATAGCCTACTCCGTATAtcggaaaatgttaaaattctGACTCAAATTCTTCTTAatcccatttatttttttttttaatgaaaaccatgttatttatttaatgtatttatttggattttattatcTTCTCTTCTTATTCCGGCTGTCTCGccttgtttgtttactttattatgacttttggAGACCTGCTGGAAATGTGTATTTAGCTGTACTACTATGATGTAAAAGTGCTCCTTATTTTCTCTTAGCTGATCGGCCTCCCTTGTAAAAAGATGGCAGCGACAAGCACCAGCTCACGTATACTCCTTCCACGGCGAGGCAGTGCACCTCACCAGTCTGTTTCACAAAAATAGTGACGTACAATACAGTCAAAACACAAGAAtgcatggtgtataataaaagGGTAGGCTAAGCTAACATAGCCTACTCCGTGTATCAGAAAATGTTCAAATTGAGCGCTTTTTacttaagaaaatgtaaaaaaaaaaaaaaagtgattggaCAGCTCATACAGAATCACATTCATATACAGAAtcaatacatacatttaaaaataaataaatttttaacgATGGTGTCACCTCCCCTGCCTCCCCTGATATGGTTAGCATAAGATGCTAAAATGCATTGTCCTCGAGGGCAATCGCTctttttttgtagtatacaCAAATTGTCTGGCTTCCATTGTCTTTATCTGGATGTGTCCATGATATATGGTGTGATAACCCAACAACAAATGCACAAAAGCAGTGTCAACTTGGATATTTCAGTTCTCTACCATTTTGTTTCTAAAAATAGCTAACAACTGagtccctctctctctcacacacacacacacacacacactaaagtgATCAGAGAGCTTCCAACAGTGACCCCCATTCTGTCAGAATGTTTCTTATCTACATGCCCGCTGCGTTCACACCACAATCCACGAGGTACACGAGAACAAGTGCGAGGCCACCATGTTGCACTCTGTGAGTCAGTATATGCTGGCAAAACCTTCCTTAAACCCTGAGGGCTTCGTGCACACCCACCGCTGACAGACGGCGGTTGATGTTGCGATATCGACAACGAAGAAGGTCGCGATAAGTGGAGCGCAGGTCTCGGTTGAAGAAGGCATAGATGAAGGGGTTCATTAGGGAGTTGGCGTAACCTAACCACAGCAGCGTGCGCTCCAGCCAGATGGGCACGCAGCTGCACTCGACCCCACAGATAAAGGGCCTGGCGGTGGACAGGATGAAAAACGGCAGCCAGCACACAGCAAAGACCCCCACGATAACCCCCAATGTCGTGGCTGCTTTCTGCTCTCGTTTGAAAATGGAGATGTTTCTGCGTTCACGGTTCAGCAGTCGGGACAATGCGGCGCACTCCTCCGCCACACCAGGAGGCTTTAGGCCCTGCATTCGTAGCGCCTCATTAGCCACTGTTTCGAGGCGCTCACGGCGGGAAAGGTCAGTGAAGCGGTGCTTGGCCCCACTCTTGCGGGCCGCCCGGAAGATTTTGTAGTACatgaccagcatgaccagcatagggATGTAGAAGGCTACGGCTGTGGAATAGATGGTGTAGCCAAAGTCTTGGCTGATGAGGCACACGCCGGCTGTGTGGACATTTTTGGCCCAGCCGCAGAATGGGGGCAAAGTGATGGAGGCAGACACCAGCCACACGCCCAAGATCATCTTTGCCATCAGCTGACCATTCTGTCGGGCCGGGTAGGTAAGAGGCCGTGTGATCCCGAGATACCTATGGGTGGGACACAAAAACAGCATTAAAAATTGGTGACTCTCAAAGCTACTGTTTTGTACCCTTGACCAGTGGAAACGACACCAGGgtccgttttctataccgcttgttaGGGAATGACAATGTTAGGCCAATTGCATAATAagtcattattactattaactgTAACGTTA
This DNA window, taken from Doryrhamphus excisus isolate RoL2022-K1 chromosome 4, RoL_Dexc_1.0, whole genome shotgun sequence, encodes the following:
- the htr7c gene encoding 5-hydroxytryptamine receptor 7, with translation MFNTSGIALPLNKKEDISEVINGTLQLLYNAPVTIAPTTMWNESCGEQLQDFGRPEKIIIGVMLAIITAVTVMGNTLVVIAVCVVKKLRQPSNYLLVSLAVADLSVAIAVMPFVIVTDLTGGKWLFGEVFCNIFIGMDVMCCTASIMTLCVISVDRYLGITRPLTYPARQNGQLMAKMILGVWLVSASITLPPFCGWAKNVHTAGVCLISQDFGYTIYSTAVAFYIPMLVMLVMYYKIFRAARKSGAKHRFTDLSRRERLETVANEALRMQGLKPPGVAEECAALSRLLNRERRNISIFKREQKAATTLGVIVGVFAVCWLPFFILSTARPFICGVECSCVPIWLERTLLWLGYANSLMNPFIYAFFNRDLRSTYRDLLRCRYRNINRRLSAVGVHEALRV